The following are encoded in a window of Ictalurus punctatus breed USDA103 chromosome 13, Coco_2.0, whole genome shotgun sequence genomic DNA:
- the fdxr gene encoding uncharacterized protein fdxr isoform X8, translating to MDHTLQHLLETSLQQHAVTQRLAESLQVATQTLIAMRTETPAASMPLPDATSEIRRLLPPLGPEEDLEAYFETFESIARREGWDSDDWPRALGPLLTGEARTAYYALEPEEATDYLAMKEGVLAWCGRTPGQAATEFHRWVYRSGARPRCQMNALIRITKRWLRPDRHTASEVAEKVAVDRFLRALPRAERQAVGAHAPTTPQELLTALEQTLATLELDSGEQQHLDRPLGAQGPRSDRQTRPRIWRNPQRAPTCEHPRDEPMPTEPEREAARLLTKPWLAGCALHQQQPPEAPSVTVWVEGRPVTALLDTGSTVTLAQPSILPEGRRPSGTLTVTCVHGDTREVPSAEVQIRSEAGTWPLQVGIIPELPVPLLLGRDWPGFRVVPRAEPRRPRRRGKGIPTWPAYLAQDDGEAPSEGVRPVSFSEWEKINSGEVRRGEVLGKPREKFLDVKEMLEVAWS from the coding sequence ATGGACCACACCCTGCAACACCTGCTGGagaccagcctccagcagcacgccGTGACACAGCGGCTCGCCGAAAGCCTTCAGGtcgccacacagacactgatcgccATGAGGACTGAGACCCCCGCCGCCTCCATGCCTCTCCCCGACGCAACCAGCGAGATCCGCCGCCTACTACCCCCCCTTGGCCCCGAAGAGGACCTCGAGGCGTACTTCGAGACCTTCGAGAGTATCGCCCGCCGGGAGGGGTGGGACAGTGACGACTGGCCCCGTGCCCTTGGTCCcctgctcacgggagaggcccgaacagcctactatgccctcgagccggaggaggccacggactacctggcgatgaaggagggagtcctggcgtGGTGTGGCCGAACCCCTGGCCAGGCAGCTACTGAATTCCATCGTTGGGTTTATCGATCAGGTGCCCGACCACGTTGCCAGATGAACGCCCTCATACGGATCACCAAACGATGGCTCCGACCGGATCGGCATACCGCCTCGGAGGTGGCGGAGAAGGTGGCGGTCGACCGTTTCCTGAGAGCGCTACcccgggcagagagacaggccgtGGGGGCCCACGCCCCAACTACGCCCCAGGAACTCCTGACTGCCCTGGAGCAAaccttggccaccctggagctcgactccggggagcagcagcacctcgatcggcccctcggtgcccagggcccccggtctgaccgccagacccggccccgcatctggaggaacccccagagggcgcccacttgtgaacacccccgagacgagcccatgcctacagagccggagagggaagccgcccggctgcttacaaaaccatggctggcaggctgcgccctccatcagcagcaaccgccggaggcgccctccgtgacggtgtgggtcgaagggagaccggtaaccgccctactggacaccgggagcacggtgacccttgcccaaccctccatcctgcctgagGGGCGCCGCCCAAGCGGGACGCTTACCGTGACatgcgtccatggggacacccgggaggtcccctcagctgaggtccagatccggaGCGAAGCCGGCACCTGGCCCCTCCAGGTCGGAATCATCCCCGAACTCCCCGTGCCCCTCCTCCTGGGACgagactggccaggattccGGGTGGTACCGAGAGCCGAGCCCCGGAGACCGCGGCGGCGGGGGAAGGGGATCCCAACCTGGccggcctacctggcccaggacgacggagAGGCCCCCTCAGAAG
- the fdxr gene encoding uncharacterized protein fdxr isoform X3, whose protein sequence is MDHTLQHLLETSLQQHAVTQRLAESLQVATQTLIAMRTETPAASMPLPDATSEIRRLLPPLGPEEDLEAYFETFESIARREGWDSDDWPRALGPLLTGEARTAYYALEPEEATDYLAMKEGVLAWCGRTPGQAATEFHRWVYRSGARPRCQMNALIRITKRWLRPDRHTASEVAEKVAVDRFLRALPRAERQAVGAHAPTTPQELLTALEQTLATLELDSGEQQHLDRPLGAQGPRSDRQTRPRIWRNPQRAPTCEHPRDEPMPTEPEREAARLLTKPWLAGCALHQQQPPEAPSVTVWVEGRPVTALLDTGSTVTLAQPSILPEGRRPSGTLTVTCVHGDTREVPSAEVQIRSEAGTWPLQVGIIPELPVPLLLGRDWPGFRVVPRAEPRRPRRRGKGIPTWPAYLAQDDGEAPSEGKTPQTTNSLASVFPQVNREGKFSREQKEDDRLKHCWAQVRVMEGVDQSPDLRLPTSYFLVRGGLLYQRACRRGEQVDLLVVPRAKTAVLLHLAHTHPLGGHLGARNTLEKLRDRFVWPRMEAEVRAFCQQCPQCQHTAPRRPPPAPLIPLPIIGVPFERVGMDLVGPLPKSARGHEYILVLVDYATRYPEAVPLRKATSQNIARELVLLFSRVGIPKDVLTDQGVRPVSFSEWEKINSGEVRRGEVLGKPREKFLDVKEMLEVAWS, encoded by the coding sequence ATGGACCACACCCTGCAACACCTGCTGGagaccagcctccagcagcacgccGTGACACAGCGGCTCGCCGAAAGCCTTCAGGtcgccacacagacactgatcgccATGAGGACTGAGACCCCCGCCGCCTCCATGCCTCTCCCCGACGCAACCAGCGAGATCCGCCGCCTACTACCCCCCCTTGGCCCCGAAGAGGACCTCGAGGCGTACTTCGAGACCTTCGAGAGTATCGCCCGCCGGGAGGGGTGGGACAGTGACGACTGGCCCCGTGCCCTTGGTCCcctgctcacgggagaggcccgaacagcctactatgccctcgagccggaggaggccacggactacctggcgatgaaggagggagtcctggcgtGGTGTGGCCGAACCCCTGGCCAGGCAGCTACTGAATTCCATCGTTGGGTTTATCGATCAGGTGCCCGACCACGTTGCCAGATGAACGCCCTCATACGGATCACCAAACGATGGCTCCGACCGGATCGGCATACCGCCTCGGAGGTGGCGGAGAAGGTGGCGGTCGACCGTTTCCTGAGAGCGCTACcccgggcagagagacaggccgtGGGGGCCCACGCCCCAACTACGCCCCAGGAACTCCTGACTGCCCTGGAGCAAaccttggccaccctggagctcgactccggggagcagcagcacctcgatcggcccctcggtgcccagggcccccggtctgaccgccagacccggccccgcatctggaggaacccccagagggcgcccacttgtgaacacccccgagacgagcccatgcctacagagccggagagggaagccgcccggctgcttacaaaaccatggctggcaggctgcgccctccatcagcagcaaccgccggaggcgccctccgtgacggtgtgggtcgaagggagaccggtaaccgccctactggacaccgggagcacggtgacccttgcccaaccctccatcctgcctgagGGGCGCCGCCCAAGCGGGACGCTTACCGTGACatgcgtccatggggacacccgggaggtcccctcagctgaggtccagatccggaGCGAAGCCGGCACCTGGCCCCTCCAGGTCGGAATCATCCCCGAACTCCCCGTGCCCCTCCTCCTGGGACgagactggccaggattccGGGTGGTACCGAGAGCCGAGCCCCGGAGACCGCGGCGGCGGGGGAAGGGGATCCCAACCTGGccggcctacctggcccaggacgacggagAGGCCCCCTCAGAAGGTAAGACCCCCCAAACTACTAACTCTCTGGCGTCTGTCTTTCCCCAGGTAAACCGGGAGGGGAAGTTCAgccgggagcagaaggaggatgaccggctgaagcactgctgggcccaggtacGGGTGATGgagggggtcgaccagagcccagacctgaggcTCCCCACATCGTACTTCCTCGTCCGAGGGGGGCTCCTGTACCAACGGGCCTGccgccgcggggagcaggtggacctactggtggtgccCCGAGCCAAGACAGCCGTCTTATTACACCtagcccacacccatcccctcggcggccacctgggggcccgaAATACCCTGGAGAAACTGCGGGACCGCTTCGTGTGGCCCAGGATGGAGGCGGAGGTCCGGGCCTTTTGCCAACAGTGCCCGCAGTGCCAACACACTGCCCCGCGGAGGCCCCCGCCGGCGCCCCTGATACCCCTGCCCATCATCGGCGTCCCGTTtgagcgagtgggcatggatcttgtggggcccctacccaagtctgcccggggccatgaatacatcctggtcctggtcgactacgccactcggtaccctgaggcggtgccgctccgcaaggccacctcgcaaaacatcgccagggagctggtactcctcttcagtcgagtggggatccccaaggacgtgttgaccgaccaag